The DNA sequence CGCAGGTCCAAGCGATCCATGCTTACGCGCCGCAGATCCACCGTGCCACCGCCGGTGGCGCTGCTGTCCTGCTTCCAGACGAGGTAGTTCTCACGCCCGTTCCCATCCAGCCCCGGTCGCAGGGTCACCCGATCGCCATGGATGCGTTCGATGGTGTGGTCCTTCCGGAAGAGCCCCCAAATGCTGAACTCCAGAAAGAGTTCACGGGCGAAGAGGAGGGTGTCCGCGGCCTGACCGTCGGAACGTTTCTCCATGGCCAGCACATCGTGCAGGCGCAGGCCGGCCATGGGGAAGCGCGCGATGAGGGTGAGGTCCATGTCGCGCACGGACACCGGCGCATCGAGCTGATCGTTGATGGCGCCCACAAGTGCGGCCTTCACCTCGGGTTCGTAGTGCTTGGCCAGGAACACCAAGGTGGTGAGGGCCACCACGAAAAGGACGGCGGCGAGGAGCAGGATCTTCCGGAGACGGCGGAACATGGGAACGGCGCAAGGTATCCGCGTGCGCAGCGGGATAACGGCCGATCGCGTGCCGTTCGTTCACAGCGGCTTGTGGGCCGGTGGGATCAGCGCCGTTTGCTGAGGAAGAGCACCTCCTTTTCCGTGAGGTGCCGCCACTTGCCCCGGGGCAGGTCCTTTTTGGTGAGGCCTGCGAAGACCACGCGGTCCAGCTTGACCACCTGGTAACCGAGGGACTCGAACATGCGGCGCACGATGCGGTTGCGGCCCATGTGCAGCTTCACGCCCACCTCGCGCTTGGTGGCGCCGGTCACGAAGTCCACCTCGTCCGCCTGGGCGGGTCCATCCTCCAATTGCACGCCCTGCACCAGCTGTTGCATGTGGGCCTTGGTCACGGCCTTGTCCAACTCCACATGGTAGATCTTCTCCGCGCCGTGGCTCGGGTGGGTGAGCTTCTTGGCCAGGTCACCGTCGTTGGTCATCAGCAGCACGCCGGTGGTGTTGCGGTCCAGGCGGCCAACGGGGTAGATGCGTTCCGGACATGCCGCGGTCACAAGGGCCATCACGGTACGGCGGTCGCGCTCATCGTCGGTGGTGGTGATGAAGCCCTTGGGTTTGTTCAGCAACACGTAACGCTTGGTCTCCATGCTGATGCGCTGGCCGCCATAGTGGACCTTGTCGCCGGGCATCACTTTGGTACCCAGTTCGGTCACCACTTGGCCGTTCACCGTCACCACGCCGGCCTTGATCAGGTCGTCGGCTTCACGGCGGCTGCAGATGCCGCTTTGGGCCAGGTAGCGGTTGAGGCGGATGAGACCATCACTGGGTGCCGGGGCCTTGTGCCGGGCACCCTTGCCATGGATGTGCCCCCGACCCACCCCGGGTGGGCGTCCGGCGCGCTGTTCCCGTTTCTCGCGTTTGCGGTCGTCCCGCTCCTGCTTGTACTGCTCCTTCACGGATGGCCGTGCGGGCCTGTCCGCCCGGCTCCCCCGGTCCGCTTCGTCCCGAGGCCTTTCACCACGGCGGACCGCTCCGGACGGGCGTCCGGAGCGCTGTTTCCCGTTCTCGCGTTCGCGGTCTTCCCGCTCCTGCTTGTACCGATCCTTCACGGATGGCCGCGCGGGCTTGTCCACCCGGTTCCCCCGGTCCACTTCGTCCCAAGACCTTTCACCACGGCGGACCGCGCCTGGGGGCCGGCGACCGGCGCGTTTGGAGCTGCCTTGGCCATCCGGCGGTCGCGAAGCGGGTCGCTGGGCACCATTACCGCGCCCAGTGCGGCCTTGGGGGTTCCTGCGGGACTTATCTCGGTCGGTCATGTAGGGTGGGATAGAAGGCGTCAGTGATGTGGTGGATGTATGGTTTGCCACCGGGGTGCAGGATGATGCTGATGATATCGAACCGGAGGCCGAGTTGGCATCCGGTCGCTTCCACATAGGCATTGGCCGCCTTGAGGATCTTGCCGCGTTTGCCCTTCTTCACTGCTTCGGCGGGTTGCCCGTATTGGTCGCTGCTGCGGGTCTTCACCTCCACGATCACCAGTTCCATGCCCTGCCGTGCGATGATGTCCAGCTCGTGCCGGCCATGGCGCCAGTTGCGCTCAAGCACCTCCAGGCCATGCTCCTCCAGGAAGCGGCTGGCGATGGTCTCACCCCGGTCGCCGGTGACGTTATGCTCGGCCATGCGTCGATAAGTCGCTTGCGTAACCCTGACCCAAGGGGTCCGTTGAAGGCCAAAATTGGGGAACTTTCCGCCTGATCCAAGGAACCCTGCGAACCCATGCGAACCTTTCCTCGCCTCGCCTGCATTTCAGCCCTGTTGTCTTTGTCGCTGATGTCCCCGCTGATGGCCCAGGCCTTTGAGGGGATCATCGAATTCACCAAG is a window from the Flavobacteriales bacterium genome containing:
- a CDS encoding RNA-binding S4 domain-containing protein, with protein sequence MTDRDKSRRNPQGRTGRGNGAQRPASRPPDGQGSSKRAGRRPPGAVRRGERSWDEVDRGNRVDKPARPSVKDRYKQEREDRERENGKQRSGRPSGAVRRGERPRDEADRGSRADRPARPSVKEQYKQERDDRKREKREQRAGRPPGVGRGHIHGKGARHKAPAPSDGLIRLNRYLAQSGICSRREADDLIKAGVVTVNGQVVTELGTKVMPGDKVHYGGQRISMETKRYVLLNKPKGFITTTDDERDRRTVMALVTAACPERIYPVGRLDRNTTGVLLMTNDGDLAKKLTHPSHGAEKIYHVELDKAVTKAHMQQLVQGVQLEDGPAQADEVDFVTGATKREVGVKLHMGRNRIVRRMFESLGYQVVKLDRVVFAGLTKKDLPRGKWRHLTEKEVLFLSKRR
- a CDS encoding YraN family protein; the encoded protein is MAEHNVTGDRGETIASRFLEEHGLEVLERNWRHGRHELDIIARQGMELVIVEVKTRSSDQYGQPAEAVKKGKRGKILKAANAYVEATGCQLGLRFDIISIILHPGGKPYIHHITDAFYPTLHDRPR